In Chitinophagales bacterium, a single genomic region encodes these proteins:
- a CDS encoding porin, producing MKKMLPFVLLFFSGEGQAQTENKEPQPPAISFSAYLETYFQYTFNKPGDNNRPVFVYSHNRHNEFNLNLGFVKAAYSADRVRANLALAAGTYMNANYAAEPGVLKNIFEANAGVKLSQRKELWLDAGIFSSHIGFESATSKDCPTLTRSILADNSPYYEAGAKLTYLSPNKKWTISALALNGWQRIQRVAGNPMISTGTQVQFRPTENTVINYSSFFGTDKPDSARLFRTFHNLYTQTNLSENWGLILGLDIGTEDRSVNGSGVNTWFAPVGILKYSLNDQWSIAGRYEYYADENGVIISSTQPGGFKIAGLSFNVDHKPTDNMLMRLEFRHLQGQEPQFIRDNQPVKTESFLTASMAISFE from the coding sequence ATGAAAAAAATGCTCCCCTTTGTACTGCTATTCTTTTCCGGGGAAGGACAGGCACAAACTGAAAATAAAGAACCGCAACCTCCTGCGATATCCTTTAGCGCTTATCTCGAGACCTATTTTCAATACACGTTTAACAAACCCGGAGATAATAACCGCCCGGTGTTCGTTTATAGCCATAACCGGCACAACGAATTCAACCTGAACCTGGGTTTTGTAAAAGCGGCTTATTCAGCTGATCGGGTAAGGGCCAACCTGGCCTTGGCAGCGGGCACCTATATGAATGCAAATTATGCCGCTGAACCCGGTGTGCTTAAAAACATCTTTGAAGCCAATGCCGGTGTTAAGCTTAGCCAAAGAAAAGAGCTATGGCTTGACGCCGGGATCTTTTCTTCCCATATCGGATTTGAAAGTGCCACCAGTAAAGATTGCCCGACCCTGACAAGAAGTATCCTTGCCGATAATTCACCTTATTATGAAGCCGGCGCCAAACTGACCTATCTTTCGCCCAATAAAAAATGGACAATTTCGGCACTCGCGCTCAATGGATGGCAACGTATCCAACGTGTAGCTGGAAACCCGATGATCAGTACCGGTACCCAGGTTCAATTCAGGCCAACCGAAAATACGGTCATCAACTATAGCAGTTTCTTTGGCACAGATAAGCCTGACTCCGCCCGTTTGTTCCGTACCTTTCATAACCTGTATACCCAAACAAATCTCTCCGAAAACTGGGGCCTTATCCTAGGATTGGATATCGGTACCGAGGACCGGTCGGTAAATGGATCAGGGGTAAATACCTGGTTCGCTCCGGTGGGAATCCTGAAATATTCATTGAATGACCAATGGTCCATTGCCGGACGATATGAATACTATGCTGATGAGAATGGGGTTATCATTTCCAGTACCCAGCCAGGTGGTTTCAAAATAGCAGGGTTATCCTTTAATGTGGATCATAAACCGACAGACAATATGCTGATGCGACTTGAATTCCGTCATTTACAGGGTCAGGAACCCCAGTTCATCAGAGACAACCAGCCTGTAAAAACAGAATCTTTCTTAACCGCCTCAATGGCGATCTCATTCGAATGA
- the kdpC gene encoding potassium-transporting ATPase subunit KdpC, with amino-acid sequence MKKNLIISLKLSLGLILLCAVLYPLIVALAGKASPGKGKGETLQLNGKVVGYERIGQRFTEDKYFWGRPSAVDYKADGSGGSNKGPSNPEYLQLVEERIDSFLAHNPGIARKDIPADLVTASGSGLDPHISPAAASIQVKRVAKARNLPESTVQELVEKNTEKIPFGLDAVHVLKLNIALDALTTSLKQ; translated from the coding sequence ATGAAAAAAAACCTGATAATATCTCTCAAACTTTCGCTGGGACTTATCCTGCTCTGTGCAGTCCTTTATCCGCTGATAGTTGCGCTGGCCGGGAAAGCCTCCCCGGGAAAGGGTAAAGGAGAAACCCTGCAACTCAATGGAAAAGTGGTGGGGTATGAACGGATCGGGCAACGGTTTACAGAAGACAAATATTTTTGGGGCAGGCCTTCGGCGGTGGATTACAAAGCAGATGGATCGGGAGGAAGCAACAAAGGTCCTTCCAATCCTGAATACCTTCAATTAGTAGAAGAGCGCATCGATAGCTTTTTGGCTCATAACCCCGGCATCGCCCGAAAGGATATACCCGCTGACCTGGTAACCGCCAGTGGCAGTGGATTGGATCCGCATATATCACCTGCCGCTGCCTCTATCCAGGTAAAAAGAGTCGCCAAGGCCCGCAATCTGCCAGAGTCAACCGTGCAGGAATTAGTCGAAAAGAATACGGAGAAAATTCCCTTTGGACTTGATGCCGTCCATGTATTAAAACTCAATATCGCTTTGGATGCATTAACCACGAGCCTTAAACAATAA